The following proteins are co-located in the Panthera uncia isolate 11264 chromosome F1, Puncia_PCG_1.0, whole genome shotgun sequence genome:
- the LOC125925968 gene encoding cytokine SCM-1 beta-like: protein MRPLVLALLAICFLTEFMAEGVGSEVLERSICVSLTTKKLPVKNIKTYTIKEGSMKAVIFITRRGLKVCADPQAEWVKKAVESVDKPTRRNMKQTKPTGAQHFTNSAVTLTT from the exons ATGAGACCTCTCGTCCTGGCCCTGCTCGCCATCTGCTTTCTCACCGAATTCATGGCGGAAG GCGTGGGGAGTGAAGTTCTAGAAAGGAGCATCTGCGTGAGCCTGACGACCAAGAAACTGCCAGTTAAAAACATCAAGACCTACACCATCAAGGAGGGCTCCATGAAAGCAGTAAT ATTCATTACCAGACGTGGCCTCAAGGTCTGCGCGGATCCACAAGCCGAGTGGGTGAAAAAGGCCGTAGAAAGCGTGGACAAGCCCACCAGAAGAAACATGAAACAGACCAAGCCAACAGGAGCCCAACATTTCACCAATTCAGCTGTGACCCTGACCACATAG